A stretch of the Clostridium fungisolvens genome encodes the following:
- a CDS encoding YfjL-like protein — MKTKYMGKISLFLFLFGFIGLVISAIWGNPVGKTMATMNINNFVKENTNGMELKLGNLHYNLENSGYDVSMLDKNTGTMYLATVDELGVKYQDMLPNYVYPKRIIRYPSSVFFISVGIIGIFIGLLCYFNSTLLRMRKSRFR, encoded by the coding sequence ATGAAAACAAAATATATGGGAAAAATTTCTCTGTTTTTATTTCTCTTTGGATTTATTGGATTAGTTATCTCTGCAATTTGGGGAAACCCAGTTGGAAAGACTATGGCAACAATGAATATTAACAACTTTGTCAAAGAGAATACTAACGGGATGGAGCTCAAATTAGGTAACTTGCATTATAACCTTGAAAATTCAGGATATGACGTATCCATGCTTGATAAAAATACTGGAACCATGTATCTTGCTACAGTCGATGAGCTGGGTGTAAAATATCAAGACATGCTGCCCAATTACGTATATCCAAAGCGTATAATCAGATACCCTTCGTCAGTATTCTTTATTTCTGTTGGGATAATAGGGATATTTATAGGATTACTATGCTATTTTAACAGTACATTATTGAGAATGAGAAAATCAAGATTTAGGTAG
- a CDS encoding rod shape-determining protein — MGFFTKTRDIGIDLGTSNTLLYVKGKGILLVEPSVVAINKKSRQVLAVGVDAKNMIGRTPEGIEAVRPLKDGTIADFDLTQKMLKKFIEKVNDKRALKSSRITISHPSGVTEVEKRAINEAISQVGARKIMLVEEAVAAAIGSGLPVDEPIGSMIIDIGAGTTEVAVVSLQGIVTSKTLRVAGDELDETIIDYVKREFNLMIGERTAENIKIELGCVYARSGEEEKSMEVRGRDLVTGLPKSIIVADSQIREALKNPINLIIDAIKAAIEETPPELAADIMDNGIMLSGGGALLKGLSELIQSETHIHVHIAENPLECVVRGAGKCLDMIDKI; from the coding sequence ATGGGATTTTTTACGAAGACTAGAGATATAGGAATAGATTTGGGAACATCAAATACACTATTATACGTAAAAGGAAAAGGTATTTTATTAGTTGAGCCTTCAGTGGTAGCTATAAATAAAAAAAGTAGACAAGTGTTAGCAGTGGGGGTAGATGCTAAAAACATGATAGGAAGAACCCCAGAAGGTATAGAAGCTGTTCGACCGTTAAAGGACGGTACAATTGCGGATTTTGATTTGACTCAAAAAATGCTGAAAAAGTTTATTGAAAAAGTTAATGATAAAAGAGCTCTTAAAAGTTCTAGAATCACTATTTCTCATCCTTCAGGAGTTACTGAAGTAGAAAAGAGAGCTATCAATGAGGCAATAAGCCAGGTTGGAGCTCGTAAAATTATGTTAGTGGAAGAAGCAGTAGCTGCAGCTATAGGATCTGGACTTCCTGTAGATGAACCAATTGGAAGCATGATTATTGACATAGGTGCTGGAACTACTGAGGTGGCAGTTGTATCACTTCAAGGGATTGTTACAAGTAAAACCCTAAGAGTTGCAGGAGATGAACTAGATGAGACAATTATTGATTATGTAAAGAGAGAATTCAATCTGATGATAGGAGAAAGAACTGCAGAAAATATTAAGATTGAGTTAGGCTGTGTATATGCAAGAAGTGGTGAAGAAGAAAAGAGTATGGAAGTAAGAGGAAGAGATCTGGTAACAGGTCTGCCAAAATCTATTATAGTTGCAGATAGCCAAATACGAGAAGCCCTGAAAAATCCGATTAATTTGATAATTGATGCAATTAAAGCTGCTATTGAAGAAACTCCGCCAGAGCTTGCCGCAGATATAATGGACAATGGTATAATGCTTTCAGGTGGTGGGGCTCTTTTAAAAGGGTTAAGTGAATTAATACAAAGTGAAACACATATACATGTACATATTGCAGAAAACCCACTTGAATGTGTAGTTCGTGGTGCGGGAAAATGCTTAGACATGATAGACAAGATTTAA
- a CDS encoding GNAT family N-acetyltransferase, with protein sequence MTLQNIYTNCPIYKGSFISLRQTKLEDTEGLLNCYSDEKAVPFFNSDNCNGDNFHYTTKERMRQAIEFWNFSYIHKYFIRWTIILNDTNEKLGTIEMFHRIADDEFNHYGLLRIDLQSHYETEPIISDILQIANNNFFDAFDVKAILTKAIPAASERILALTNQGYYPLGRKFMIYDDYYMLEKK encoded by the coding sequence ATGACATTACAAAATATATACACCAATTGTCCAATATATAAAGGTAGTTTTATTTCACTAAGGCAAACAAAATTAGAAGATACAGAAGGTTTATTAAACTGCTATTCTGACGAAAAAGCAGTACCTTTCTTTAATTCTGATAATTGTAATGGGGATAATTTTCACTATACAACTAAGGAAAGAATGAGACAAGCAATTGAATTTTGGAACTTTTCATATATTCACAAGTATTTTATAAGATGGACAATAATTTTAAATGATACTAATGAAAAGCTTGGAACTATTGAAATGTTTCATAGAATTGCAGACGATGAATTTAATCATTATGGTCTTTTGCGAATAGATTTACAAAGCCACTATGAAACTGAACCAATAATTAGCGATATATTACAGATTGCAAACAATAACTTTTTTGATGCTTTTGATGTTAAAGCAATTCTTACAAAAGCCATTCCAGCTGCCAGTGAAAGAATTTTAGCATTAACAAATCAGGGATATTACCCACTAGGCCGTAAATTCATGATATATGATGACTATTATATGCTAGAGAAAAAATAG
- a CDS encoding DUF6262 family protein encodes MSKYNRLEHLKELHGKRKALTQEKVDKAIQRLIKARKTINFNSVASESGVTKKTLYDNKEIRERIENLRHQQSQVPTPSQVKREMDDNNKDAIIASLKRKIKRLEEENKELKEQLKINYADIYNQL; translated from the coding sequence GTGAGCAAATATAACCGTTTAGAGCATTTAAAGGAGTTGCATGGCAAACGTAAGGCTCTAACTCAAGAAAAGGTTGATAAAGCAATTCAAAGGCTTATAAAAGCTCGAAAAACTATTAACTTTAATAGTGTTGCAAGTGAAAGTGGAGTTACTAAAAAAACACTATACGATAATAAAGAGATTAGAGAACGTATAGAAAATCTTAGACATCAGCAATCGCAAGTGCCTACTCCATCACAAGTTAAAAGAGAAATGGATGATAATAATAAGGACGCTATTATAGCAAGCTTGAAAAGAAAAATCAAAAGACTCGAAGAAGAAAACAAAGAACTTAAAGAGCAGCTTAAAATTAACTACGCAGATATTTACAATCAATTATAA
- a CDS encoding tyrosine-type recombinase/integrase, protein MRVQEIKLDNNQRRYLLVDDKGLPIIPVAKYLKYIDNSEKSFNTQKTYCYSLKLYFEYLQEINVDYRNVNLNILSDFVGWLRNPYESNKVFNIKPTKAKRTEKTVNLTITVVTNFYDYLYRTEEINNDMVDKLMKQVFTGGHTHFKDFLYHVNKDKPSSKNILKIKEPRRKIKVLTKEEMQKVYNATTNIRDEFLIKLLFETGLRIGEALSLFIEDIIVDHSKGHRIKLVDRGELPNGARLKTGEREIHISQELIDLFDDYAYDILDELEIDTNFVFVKLRGENKGQPLEYSDVSDLFKRLKKKTGIDVHAHLLRHTHATIYYQATKDIKQVQERLGHSQIQTTMNMYLHPSDEDIRANWEIAQPSFQISKGDTND, encoded by the coding sequence TTGAGAGTACAAGAGATAAAGTTGGATAATAACCAAAGAAGGTATTTACTGGTTGATGATAAAGGGTTGCCAATAATACCAGTAGCAAAATATTTGAAGTATATAGATAATAGCGAAAAGAGCTTTAATACTCAAAAGACCTACTGCTACTCCTTAAAACTATATTTTGAATACTTACAAGAAATAAATGTGGATTACAGAAATGTTAATTTAAATATACTATCTGATTTTGTGGGTTGGCTTAGAAACCCATATGAGAGTAATAAGGTGTTTAATATAAAACCAACTAAAGCAAAGAGAACTGAAAAAACAGTTAATTTAACAATAACAGTTGTTACTAACTTTTATGATTATTTATATAGGACAGAAGAAATAAACAATGATATGGTTGATAAACTTATGAAACAAGTATTTACAGGCGGTCATACACACTTTAAAGACTTCTTATACCATGTAAATAAAGACAAGCCTTCAAGTAAGAATATATTAAAAATTAAAGAACCAAGGCGTAAAATTAAAGTTCTTACAAAAGAAGAAATGCAAAAGGTCTACAATGCTACAACTAATATCAGAGATGAATTTTTAATAAAATTGTTGTTTGAAACTGGACTCCGAATCGGCGAAGCCTTATCTTTGTTTATAGAGGATATTATAGTTGACCATAGTAAAGGTCATAGGATTAAGTTAGTTGATAGAGGGGAACTTCCTAATGGAGCGAGATTGAAAACAGGAGAAAGAGAGATACATATATCACAAGAGTTAATAGACTTGTTTGATGACTATGCTTACGATATTTTAGATGAATTAGAGATAGATACCAACTTTGTATTTGTAAAACTAAGAGGTGAAAATAAAGGTCAGCCTTTAGAATATTCAGATGTTAGTGACTTATTTAAAAGACTTAAAAAGAAAACTGGTATAGACGTTCATGCTCATCTTTTAAGACATACTCATGCAACCATATATTATCAAGCCACAAAGGATATAAAGCAAGTACAAGAGCGTTTAGGACACTCACAGATACAAACTACTATGAATATGTATTTACACCCTTCTGATGAAGATATAAGGGCAAATTGGGAAATAGCGCAACCATCATTTCAAATAAGTAAGGGAGATACTAATGACTAA
- a CDS encoding DMT family transporter has product MRKAFIFGIASSLFFASAFIFNQQMSVSGGSWVWSSSLRYIFMLPMLTLIMLVQNQLTPVIKDISRRPGKWMLWSTIGFGVFYAPLTFASEYGASWLVAGTWQITIIAGALLTPMFYKKVQTEDGVIKVRNKIPRKSLIMSSIILIGIFLMQFQHAKSISVSKALIGTIPVIIGAFAYPLGNRKMIEVSNNQFSTLQRIFGMTLCSMPFWIVLATCGLFNVGFPSEGQVVQSLIVAVFSGIIATTLFFKATDMVSENPHKLAVVESTQSGEVIFTLLGGIFLFHDKIPTTTDLIGIALVVIGMILNSLVES; this is encoded by the coding sequence ATGAGAAAAGCATTTATATTTGGAATAGCTTCTTCGCTATTTTTTGCATCTGCTTTTATATTTAATCAGCAAATGAGTGTTTCAGGTGGGAGCTGGGTTTGGAGTTCTTCTCTCAGATATATTTTTATGCTGCCAATGCTTACGCTGATAATGCTTGTGCAAAATCAACTGACTCCTGTGATAAAAGATATATCAAGAAGACCTGGCAAGTGGATGTTATGGAGTACGATAGGGTTCGGTGTGTTTTATGCTCCTTTAACTTTTGCGTCAGAGTATGGTGCTTCATGGCTTGTAGCGGGAACATGGCAAATTACAATAATTGCAGGTGCACTTTTGACTCCGATGTTTTATAAAAAAGTACAAACTGAAGATGGGGTTATCAAAGTAAGAAACAAGATTCCTAGAAAATCCTTGATAATGTCTTCTATAATTTTAATAGGTATATTTTTAATGCAGTTTCAACATGCAAAAAGTATATCGGTATCAAAGGCTTTAATTGGAACTATACCTGTAATCATAGGTGCCTTTGCTTACCCACTTGGAAATCGAAAGATGATAGAAGTTAGCAATAATCAGTTCAGTACTCTTCAAAGAATATTTGGTATGACACTGTGTAGTATGCCATTTTGGATAGTCCTCGCAACATGTGGCTTGTTTAATGTTGGTTTTCCAAGTGAAGGACAAGTTGTTCAATCCTTAATAGTAGCAGTGTTTTCGGGAATTATAGCAACAACATTATTTTTCAAGGCAACTGATATGGTAAGTGAGAATCCACATAAATTAGCAGTTGTAGAATCAACTCAATCTGGAGAAGTAATATTTACCCTATTAGGAGGTATATTTTTATTTCACGATAAAATACCAACAACTACTGATTTGATAGGAATAGCTTTAGTAGTTATTGGTATGATTTTGAATAGCCTTGTTGAATCATAG
- a CDS encoding GNAT family N-acetyltransferase, whose amino-acid sequence MINIDYANEAEIQYIIVNDKHVSNELIEMKIKSKEILLVKDKENKILGWLRFNYFWDNTPFMNMLYIDEAYRGKGFGTALVRFWEVEMKAKGYELVMTSTLSNELAQHFYRKLGYKDAGSLLLENEPLEIIFTKNI is encoded by the coding sequence ATGATTAATATAGACTATGCAAATGAGGCAGAAATTCAATATATTATTGTCAATGATAAACATGTTTCTAATGAACTAATAGAGATGAAAATTAAATCTAAGGAGATTTTGTTAGTAAAAGATAAAGAAAATAAAATACTTGGATGGTTAAGATTCAATTACTTTTGGGACAACACTCCCTTTATGAATATGCTTTATATTGATGAAGCCTATAGAGGTAAAGGGTTTGGAACAGCTTTAGTTCGTTTTTGGGAAGTTGAAATGAAAGCTAAAGGCTATGAATTAGTTATGACCTCTACTTTATCAAATGAACTAGCTCAGCATTTTTATAGAAAACTAGGCTATAAAGATGCAGGAAGCTTATTACTAGAAAATGAGCCTTTAGAAATTATATTTACAAAAAATATATAA
- a CDS encoding tyrosine-type recombinase/integrase, translating to MTNNIVNIFTHDTTIEPKDKITETLSKYTEKTVNKDKSITYTEISTTYFLENDKWHIDFFSEVGQFKKQVESYKYSNKNISFPFNNKNVNKEMKFIVYNKLFSDEWGLQPSLLSQNQFIKRLSQFINDKYPNINSFKELDLEKSNIQWLDWLNSKNIKTISTSKSLDKNYKCKTPTANFLEVIITYFITLTDEREEWGKDKWDVRNLQQYGITYVQSSKLYYINFGKIKNLKIKEEVKKYINQRLIINNKFSWNTALNYLKVIPHFINYICTLEPNWNDLKGLERRHILQYIEWLNIYAKENLTKKNANPKLYISWSLHVLQKFLLDIQIREYGIAPIKNIRTLIFPEDKPKVSKKSNDQIDYVPDFVLEQLFDNINNLHKEVIPVVYIMFKTGLRISDVLGLKQDCLVKLNNKFWIEADIEKTYVEGHRIPIDDELANMLAVLVDTARKYSNEDNNPENYIFVRYKGSRKGKPYSQEWIRDNLNLLAMDCNITDEIGSRYHFKNHSFRHTYAIKMLNGGADILTVQELLAHASPEMTMRYAKLLDDTKRKVFDKAVNQGIFSFDEGDKLREENDGEIPSDIIDMLYTNHKLNALDTPYGTCMQRKNGKCSFAKQPPCLTCNNGNPCKDLCVGAFEGDTTKYEILINSTKTMIENAKIYNRTEMVSENEELLQLYEDIYSKISQGSMIYSRLDKLKKTVD from the coding sequence ATGACTAATAATATAGTGAACATTTTTACACATGATACAACAATTGAGCCTAAAGATAAAATAACTGAAACCCTATCTAAATATACTGAAAAAACAGTTAATAAAGATAAATCAATAACATATACAGAAATATCAACAACCTATTTTTTAGAAAATGATAAATGGCATATAGATTTCTTTAGTGAGGTAGGACAATTTAAGAAACAAGTTGAAAGCTATAAGTATTCAAACAAGAATATCTCTTTCCCATTTAATAATAAGAATGTAAATAAGGAAATGAAGTTTATAGTATATAATAAGCTATTCTCTGATGAGTGGGGATTACAACCAAGCTTATTAAGTCAAAATCAATTTATAAAACGATTATCACAATTTATAAATGATAAGTATCCTAATATAAATTCATTCAAAGAATTAGATTTAGAAAAATCAAACATTCAATGGTTAGATTGGTTAAATAGTAAAAATATAAAAACTATCTCGACCTCAAAGTCGCTTGATAAGAATTATAAATGCAAAACCCCTACTGCTAATTTTTTAGAAGTTATAATAACTTACTTTATTACTTTAACTGATGAACGAGAAGAATGGGGAAAAGATAAATGGGACGTTAGAAATTTACAACAATATGGAATAACTTATGTACAATCAAGTAAATTATATTATATAAACTTTGGCAAAATAAAAAATTTAAAAATAAAAGAAGAAGTAAAAAAATATATAAATCAAAGATTAATAATTAACAATAAGTTTTCTTGGAACACAGCACTAAATTATTTAAAAGTAATACCACATTTTATTAATTATATATGTACATTAGAACCTAATTGGAATGACTTAAAAGGTTTAGAAAGACGACATATACTGCAATATATAGAATGGTTAAATATTTATGCTAAAGAAAATTTAACTAAGAAAAATGCTAACCCTAAGCTATACATATCATGGTCATTGCACGTACTTCAAAAGTTTTTATTAGATATTCAAATAAGAGAATACGGTATTGCTCCAATAAAAAATATTAGAACCTTAATATTTCCAGAAGACAAACCTAAAGTATCTAAAAAATCAAATGACCAAATAGATTATGTCCCAGATTTTGTATTGGAACAACTGTTTGATAATATAAATAACCTTCATAAAGAAGTTATTCCAGTAGTTTATATCATGTTTAAAACTGGACTTAGGATATCAGATGTTTTAGGTTTAAAACAAGACTGTTTAGTCAAACTAAATAATAAGTTTTGGATTGAAGCAGATATTGAAAAGACTTATGTAGAAGGTCATAGAATACCTATTGATGATGAACTTGCTAATATGTTAGCAGTATTGGTTGATACTGCCAGAAAATATAGTAATGAAGATAATAACCCAGAAAATTATATATTTGTTCGATACAAAGGTTCTCGAAAAGGCAAGCCTTATAGTCAAGAATGGATTCGAGACAATCTTAATTTATTAGCAATGGATTGCAATATAACTGATGAAATTGGAAGTAGATATCACTTTAAAAATCACTCTTTTAGACATACTTATGCTATAAAAATGCTGAATGGTGGTGCTGATATACTAACAGTTCAGGAATTACTGGCTCACGCTTCGCCTGAAATGACTATGAGATATGCTAAGTTGCTTGATGATACTAAAAGAAAAGTGTTTGATAAAGCAGTTAATCAAGGAATATTTAGTTTTGATGAAGGTGATAAATTAAGAGAAGAAAATGATGGTGAAATACCATCTGACATTATAGATATGCTATATACAAACCACAAGTTAAATGCCCTTGACACGCCTTATGGGACTTGTATGCAAAGAAAAAACGGCAAATGTAGCTTTGCAAAACAACCACCTTGCTTAACTTGTAATAACGGAAATCCTTGCAAAGATTTATGTGTTGGGGCATTTGAAGGAGATACTACTAAGTATGAGATACTAATAAACTCTACTAAAACAATGATTGAAAATGCCAAAATATATAACAGAACTGAAATGGTAAGTGAAAATGAAGAATTGCTTCAATTGTATGAAGATATTTACTCTAAAATATCACAAGGAAGTATGATTTACAGTAGATTAGATAAGTTAAAAAAGACGGTGGACTAA
- a CDS encoding GNAT family N-acetyltransferase: MYLSSKEIIIRHATISDVQTLCKWWADGEVMAHAGFPNGIYTDSDKLMDSIRNETDSARRLIIEIDNKCVGEMNYAIKDKVAEIGIKICDFTYQEKGYGTKALKMLIVYLFDDLKVEKIILDTNINNTRAQHVYEKLGFKRIATRINSFKNQLGVFQSSIDYELIKEDVLI; this comes from the coding sequence ATGTATTTAAGTAGTAAAGAGATAATAATAAGACATGCAACTATATCAGATGTACAAACACTTTGTAAATGGTGGGCCGACGGTGAGGTAATGGCTCATGCAGGATTTCCAAACGGTATTTATACGGATTCAGATAAATTAATGGATAGCATAAGAAATGAAACTGACTCTGCAAGAAGGCTAATAATTGAGATTGATAATAAATGTGTTGGTGAAATGAACTATGCTATAAAAGATAAGGTTGCAGAAATAGGAATTAAAATATGTGACTTTACTTATCAAGAAAAAGGCTATGGCACTAAAGCTTTAAAAATGCTAATAGTATATTTATTTGATGATTTAAAGGTTGAAAAAATTATTCTAGATACAAATATTAATAATACAAGAGCTCAGCATGTGTACGAAAAGCTGGGATTTAAAAGGATTGCTACGAGAATTAATTCCTTTAAAAATCAACTTGGAGTATTTCAGTCTAGCATTGACTATGAGCTAATTAAGGAAGATGTCTTAATATAA
- a CDS encoding DUF1349 domain-containing protein, with amino-acid sequence MKFDVTELFWIRELEEKSVNQDKIVMITEPGTDLWQRTYYGFRNDNAPALVMETDEKFFSFCVMTEFESKHRFDQCGIVLYQNSDNWLKASVEYENDEYQRLGSVVTNHGYSDWATTDISADIKSIYYRLSRRESDFCIEYSYDGVDYKQMRICHLFEGADNIRFGVYACSPEKSSFKATFTKMEITECKWLEHK; translated from the coding sequence ATGAAATTTGATGTTACAGAGCTATTTTGGATAAGAGAATTAGAAGAAAAGTCAGTGAATCAGGATAAAATAGTTATGATTACTGAGCCAGGTACTGATTTATGGCAGAGGACTTATTATGGATTTAGAAATGATAATGCGCCTGCTTTAGTTATGGAGACTGATGAGAAGTTTTTTTCTTTTTGTGTTATGACAGAATTTGAAAGCAAGCATCGTTTTGATCAGTGTGGCATAGTGCTTTATCAAAATAGTGATAATTGGCTTAAAGCATCTGTTGAATACGAAAATGATGAATATCAGAGACTTGGCAGTGTGGTTACTAATCACGGATATTCAGATTGGGCTACAACTGACATTTCAGCTGATATTAAATCTATATACTATAGATTAAGCCGTCGTGAAAGCGATTTTTGCATAGAATACTCTTATGATGGAGTAGATTATAAACAAATGAGAATTTGCCACCTTTTTGAAGGTGCAGATAATATAAGATTTGGTGTATATGCCTGTAGTCCAGAAAAATCTTCTTTTAAGGCCACCTTTACTAAAATGGAGATAACTGAATGCAAGTGGCTTGAACATAAATGA
- a CDS encoding VTT domain-containing protein has protein sequence MQYITGLLDHYGYIVLLIALTLELIAFPLPGELLMTYCGFLVNQQKLNWFFSIAVASTGTIIGVTISYFIGSRLGVRFFRRYGHYIHLGPKGLEKTSVWFNKYGNRLLIISYFIPGVRHITGYFSGITEISYKKFALNSYIGAILWTTTFISLGKLLGTKWEKYHKLITQYLIIGGVIISLIIVVIYLYRSHKQQIIEATIRILRKAMRTFNSFGKIKVAMFSVSVAFVTFFALLIGVIEDFLANEFNQFDIIVSYLMKIIFTDNWRFLMNVFYYLTSLKTLIFVVVCMIIFIIMKGIDKFLEIRFVFFTILGGEALQTLLRLAFKRMGPLGVLFSGNIKYTFPSEQSLMAIVTYGFVCFLILRHTKITWLRISSVVITIVICFLGGISVLFYQVQYPSDIYAGYVFGGVWLTLNIILLECYRILPKI, from the coding sequence ATGCAGTATATAACTGGACTACTTGATCATTATGGATATATAGTTTTGCTAATTGCATTGACATTAGAATTAATTGCATTTCCACTTCCTGGTGAGCTTCTTATGACATATTGTGGATTTCTAGTAAATCAGCAAAAATTAAATTGGTTCTTTAGTATTGCAGTTGCATCAACTGGAACAATTATTGGTGTAACAATTTCTTATTTTATCGGAAGTAGATTAGGTGTTCGCTTTTTTAGACGATATGGTCATTATATACATCTTGGACCAAAGGGATTAGAAAAAACTTCAGTATGGTTTAATAAGTATGGAAATAGGTTGCTAATTATATCATATTTCATACCAGGTGTTAGACATATTACAGGATACTTTTCCGGTATAACTGAAATTTCATATAAGAAGTTTGCTTTGAATTCTTACATAGGAGCTATATTATGGACTACAACATTCATTTCTTTAGGTAAGCTTTTAGGTACTAAGTGGGAAAAGTATCATAAGCTAATTACCCAATATTTAATCATAGGCGGAGTTATTATATCTTTAATTATAGTCGTTATTTATTTGTATAGGAGCCACAAGCAACAGATTATTGAAGCTACTATAAGAATACTTAGAAAGGCTATGAGAACATTCAATTCCTTCGGTAAGATTAAAGTTGCAATGTTTAGTGTTTCTGTTGCCTTTGTCACTTTCTTTGCTCTTCTAATAGGTGTCATTGAAGATTTTTTAGCTAATGAATTCAATCAATTTGATATAATTGTAAGTTATCTTATGAAGATAATCTTTACTGATAATTGGAGATTCTTGATGAATGTGTTTTATTATCTAACTTCTTTAAAGACATTAATATTTGTTGTTGTTTGCATGATTATATTCATCATAATGAAAGGTATAGATAAGTTTCTCGAAATTAGGTTCGTATTTTTTACTATTTTAGGTGGAGAGGCTTTACAAACTCTATTAAGACTTGCTTTTAAACGTATGGGACCACTTGGTGTATTATTTTCAGGAAATATTAAATATACATTTCCTAGTGAGCAATCTTTAATGGCTATAGTTACATATGGCTTTGTATGTTTCCTCATATTACGCCATACGAAGATTACTTGGCTTAGAATATCATCTGTAGTTATAACTATAGTAATCTGTTTCCTTGGTGGTATAAGTGTTTTATTTTATCAAGTTCAATATCCAAGTGATATTTATGCTGGATATGTTTTTGGTGGAGTATGGCTAACCTTGAATATTATATTATTAGAGTGTTATCGTATATTACCTAAGATTTAA
- a CDS encoding NAD(P)/FAD-dependent oxidoreductase, whose translation MKVAIMGAGMSGLSCAITLEKHGITPTIFESRSKVGDRFINSEAMFSILNRPVKDSLEYISENYNINLEPLDRVKKLTIHSKNEIGNIEGKIGYTNIRGRHNNSYESQLARQIRSKIIFNSNYDYPYLCKHFDSVVLATGDGQYAADIGNYKCDLTVTIKGATVEGNFVTSNPHVWFNYDIIPKGYIWVIPFSEKEGNIVIAYPDYPDNIKLDIEVMWEKAYSLVSKDLKQSFKITDKFEITRYMMGICNKAKIDNTYFAGNCFGTISPGLGFGQFAAILTGVYAAYDICNIGVYEQLTKPLFENYNHSMTLRRFLENQTNEQMDGYIKNLDNKFIDYIIDNVCSNENSIDLMKLSTPIMRLWNNYKEHSHSR comes from the coding sequence ATGAAAGTTGCTATTATGGGAGCTGGAATGTCAGGACTTTCTTGCGCTATAACATTAGAAAAGCATGGAATTACACCAACAATTTTTGAAAGCCGGAGTAAGGTAGGAGATAGATTTATTAACTCTGAGGCTATGTTTAGCATTTTAAATAGACCAGTTAAAGATTCACTAGAATATATTTCGGAAAATTACAATATAAACTTAGAACCTTTAGATCGTGTCAAAAAGTTAACCATTCATTCTAAAAATGAAATAGGGAACATTGAAGGGAAGATTGGATATACAAATATAAGAGGCAGGCATAACAATTCATATGAGAGTCAATTAGCTAGACAAATACGATCTAAAATTATTTTTAACTCAAACTATGATTATCCGTATTTGTGCAAACACTTCGATTCAGTGGTATTAGCTACAGGGGATGGACAATATGCAGCAGATATCGGAAATTATAAGTGTGATTTAACTGTAACGATAAAAGGTGCTACTGTTGAAGGTAACTTTGTAACTAGTAACCCGCATGTATGGTTCAACTATGATATTATACCTAAAGGTTATATTTGGGTTATACCATTTTCAGAAAAAGAAGGTAATATAGTTATTGCCTATCCAGATTATCCTGACAACATAAAATTAGATATAGAAGTAATGTGGGAAAAAGCTTATAGCTTAGTAAGTAAGGATTTAAAACAAAGCTTTAAGATTACAGATAAATTTGAAATCACTAGATATATGATGGGAATATGTAATAAAGCCAAAATAGACAATACATATTTTGCAGGGAATTGTTTTGGTACCATATCTCCTGGACTTGGGTTTGGCCAATTTGCGGCTATCTTAACTGGTGTATATGCAGCTTACGACATTTGTAATATAGGAGTTTATGAGCAATTAACTAAACCATTATTCGAAAACTACAATCACTCCATGACGCTTAGAAGATTTTTGGAGAATCAAACTAATGAACAAATGGATGGATATATTAAAAATTTAGATAATAAATTCATTGATTATATAATCGATAACGTATGTAGCAATGAAAACAGCATTGATTTAATGAAATTATCGACACCTATTATGAGGTTATGGAATAATTATAAAGAACATAGCCATAGTAGGTAA